One window of the Pieris brassicae chromosome Z, ilPieBrab1.1, whole genome shotgun sequence genome contains the following:
- the LOC123718793 gene encoding mucin-2-like isoform X5: MSTFREDMRLLILLLLGTAWADVLPNGCPRDFSVHHLLRHEDCKKFYSCSNGVPIEMSCAPGTAFDFDLQKCIEDTSGCAKNDHNFIDSGGTCIPTAHETDCTKYYSCEKGVHVLTSCDPGYRFNTETGKCDVSSKVTCKHIKKRSIQTRCPNDVRIQMNIPHESDCDKYYRCFHGNRILMSCFNGAHYNPKTQSCDTPENAGCVDEEIIEDCPANTFIPIFLPHDTDCSKYYRCFRGNKQVQRCGHGQHFNAKTQLCDTIANAGCEKESNPPNECLKDGMLLSHEQCDKYFQCVHGNKILMPCPTGMHFSFKLQRCDWPKIAKCEPTQTPTTTTTTTTTTTTPKPESTPTPGYFPNGCPIDYRIEQLLPHPDCTKFYQCVHGFKQEMPCPGGTHFSFALQRCDWPSIAKCVPGITTTTRRPITTRRPTTTTRRSTTITTTKSPISTPRPGYFPNGCPVDYRIEQLLPHPDCTKFYQCVHGFKQEMPCPGGTHFSYELQRCDWPHIANCKPGASTSSPTTTPSTTPSTTTSTLRPTITTPSVTTSKPEYLPNGCPKDFSVHLLLPHEYDCTKFYHCNFGEKVERQCNSNLYFDPILQVCNWPSAVDCKPSTPPQSTTIKDLETTTTEVTSSVATTPDTTISPEVSTVGPTTPEATTPEATTAEDTTLEPTTPEATTPEATTAEDTTLEPTTTEATTPEATTPEATTAEDTTLEPTTPEASTPEATTAEDTTLEPTTTEATTPEATTPEATTAEDTTLEPTTPEATTPEATTAEDTTLEPTTPEASTPEATTAEDTTLEPTTPEATTPEATTAEDTTLEPTTPEATTPEATTAEDTTLEPTTPEATTPEATTPEATTAEDTTLEPTMPEATTPEATTPEATTPETSTPEASTPEGTTPEATTPEATTAEDTTLEPTTPEATTPETTTAEDTTLEPTTPEATTPEATTTEDTTLEPTTPEASTPEATTAEDTTLESTTPEASTPEATTAEDTTLEPTTPEATTPEATTPEATTAEDTTLEPTTPEATTPEATTAEDTTLEPTTTEATTPEATTAEDTTLEPTTPEATTAEDTTLEPTTPEATTPEATTAEDTTLEPTTPEATTPEATTAEDITLEPTTPEATTPEATTAEDTTLEPTTPEATTPEATTAEDTTLEPTTPEATTPEATTPEATTAEDTTLEPTTPEATTPEATTPEATTAEDTTLEPTTPEATTPEATTAEDTTLEPTTPEATTPEATTPEATTAEDTTLEPTTPEATTAEDTTLEPTTPEATTPETTTAEDTTLEPTTPEATTPEATTTEDTTLEPTTPEASTPEATTAEDITLEPTTPEATTPEATTAEDTTLEPTTPEATTPEATTAEDTTLEPTTPEATTPEATTPEATTAEDTTLEPTTPEATTPEATTAEDTTLEPTTPEATTPEATTPEATTPETSTPEASTPEATTPEATTAEDTTLEPTTPEATTPETTTAENTTLEPTTPEATTPEATTTEDTTLEPTTPEATTPEATTAEDITLEPTTPEATTPEATTAEDTTLEPTTPEATTPEATTAEDTTLEPTTPEETTPEATTAEDTTLEPTTPEATTPEATTPEATTAENTTLEPTTPEATTPEATTAEDTTLEPTTPEATTPEATTPEATTAEDTTLEPTTTEATAPEATTPEATTAEDTTLEPTTPEATTPEATTAEDTTLEPTTPEASTPEATTAEDTTLEPTTPEATTPEATTPEATTAEDTTLEPTTPEATTPEATTAEDTTLEPTTPEATTPEATTPEATTAEDTTLEPTTPEATTPEATTAEDTTLEPTTPEATTPEATTPEATTAEDTTLEPTTPEATTPEATTAEDTTLEPTTPEATTPEATTPEATTAEDTTLEPTTTEATAPEATTPEATTAEDTTLEPTTPEATTPEATTAEDTTLEPTTPEATTPEATTPEATTAEDTTLEPTTPEATTPEATTPEATTAEDTTLEPTTPEATTPEATTAEDTTLEPTTPEATTPEATTPEATTAEDTTLEPTTTEATAPEATTPEATTAEDTTLEPTTTEATAPEATTPEATTAEDTTLEPTTPEATTPEATTAEDTTLEPTTPEATTPEATTAEDTTLEPTTPEATTPEATTAEDTTLEPTTPEASTPSTPSTPAPICPPGVFGNVPHPVLCDYYYNCIGGMEVLLRCLEGFEYDHSIRGCSRISENGCFARKNVTTTIDYNTDTTTDYQLIDTTTEYIESTTYRENICPPGFSGNLPHSTICSHYYLCEEGEAILKNCAKGFEYDAEIMDCVPISETGCYAQQGLTTTTDNNRLPELSTYKNDEEDYICPPMFSGNIEHPTLCDSYYTCFAGMEFLMNCSHGFEFDPVVKNCVRISKTGCFATRYNLTSSTTTTTTPTITTTENNKDKPICPPNFSGNVPHETKCDSYYTCFSGSEFLMQCPNGFEFDSNTKDCVRISETGCFAQQRLATTTDNNRLPELSTYKNDEEDYICPPMFSGNIKHPSLCDSYYTCFAGMEFLMNCTHGFEFDPVVKDCVRISETGCFAQQGLATTTDNNKLPELSTYKNDEEDYICPPMFSGNIEHPSLCDSYYTCFAGMEFLMNCSHGFEFDPAVKNCVRISNTGCFATRYNLTTTTTTTTTTTPSTTTPENNKVKPICPPAFSGNIPHRTKCDYYYTCFSGSEFLMQCPKEFEFDPNTKDCVRISEAGCFAHQDLTTTTDNNRLPELSTYKNDEEDYICPPTFSGNIEHPTLCDSYYTCFAGMEFLMNCSHGFEFDPVVENCVRVSKTGCFATRYNLTTTTTTSTTTEHNKVTPICPPAFSGNIPHRTKCDYYYTCFSGSEFLMQCPNGFEFDPTTNECVRVTPSGCFARQNDPENICAPGKSGHVPHPELCDTFYLCAMGEPLRLHCSRGFEFSAENGQCVAISDDGCFAKVKQSKQMPICSPAKSGNIPHQTRCDSYYHCEDGEATEVFCKEGLEFDPETKQCALISENGCTARK, from the exons AGTTGTGACACGCCGGAGAATGCTGGTTGCGTTGACGAGGAAATTATCGAGGACTGTCCAGCTAACACCTTTATCCCAATATTTTTACCTCATGATACTGACTGTAGCAAGTATTATAGATGCTTTAGGGGTAACAAACAAGTCCAAAGGTGTGGTCATGGTCAGCATTTTAATGCGAAAACCCAG CTCTGCGATACAATAGCAAACGCTGGCTGCGAAAAGGAATCGAACCCGCCAAATGAGTGCCTTAAGGATGGAATGTTGCTATCACATGAGCAGtgtgataaatattttcaatgtgTTCAcgggaataaaatattaatgccGTGTCCAACTGGGATGCACTTTAGTTTCAAGTTACAG CGATGTGATTGGCCAAAAATAGCGAAATGTGAGCCAACACAAACACCAACAACAACAACGactacaacaacaacaacaacgaCACCGAAACCGGAATCAACACCCACACCGGGATACTTTCCTAACGGATGTCCTATAGACTATAGAATTGAACAGTTGTTACCACATCCGGATTGTACGAAATTTTATCAGTGCGTGCATGGTTTTAAACAAGAAATGCCTTGTCCAGGAGGAACGCACTTCAGTTTTGCTTTGcag AGATGTGATTGGCCTAGTATAGCAAAGTGTGTTCCGGGTATAACAACTACAACTCGACGCCCAATAACAACTCGTCGACCAACAACAACTACTCGTCGATCGACAACAATTACAACGACCAAATCACCTATTAGTACCCCAAGGCCTGGATATTTTCCCAATGGATGTCCAGTAGACTACAGAATCGAACAATTGTTACCACATCCTGACTGCACTAAATTCTATCAGTGCGTGCATGGCTTTAAACAAGAAATGCCATGTCCGGGAGGAACACACTTCAGTTATGAACTGCAG AGATGCGATTGGCCACATATTGCTAATTGTAAGCCTGGAGCTTCAACTTCTTCCCCAACAACAACACCTTCTACAACACCCAGTACAACAACATCAACACTAAGACCAACAATAACAACGCCCAGCGTAACAACGTCAAAGCCAGAATATTTACCAAATGGTTGTCCTAAGGACTTTTCGGTCCATTTGTTGCTACCACATGAGTACGATTGCACGAAATTCTATCATTGCAATTTTGGGGAGAAGGTTGAGCGGCAATGTAATTCGAATTTATACTTCGATCCAATTTTGCAG GTATGTAACTGGCCGTCAGCAGTTGATTGCAAGCCAAGCACGCCTCCTCAAAGTACAACTATAAAAGATCTCGAAACAACAACCACTGAGGTAACCTCTTCAGTTGCTACCACTCCTGATACCACAATAAGTCCAGAAGTGTCTACAGTAGGGCCAACTACGCCTGAAGCAACTACACCAGAGGCAACCACGGCCGAAGACACAACATTAGAGCCTACTACGCCTGAGGCAACAACACCTGAGGCTACCACGGCTGAAGACACAACATTGGAGCCAACTACGACTGAAGCAACAACACCAGAGGCTACTACACCAGAGGCTACCACGGCTGAAGACACAACATTAGAGCCAACTACGCCTGAGGCATCAACACCAGAGGCTACCACAGCTGAAGACACAACATTGGAGCCAACTACGACTGAAGCAACAACACCAGAGGCTACTACACCAGAGGCTACCACGGCTGAAGACACAACATTAGAGCCAACTACGCCTGAAGCAACAACACCAGAAGCTACCACGGCTGAAGACACAACATTAGAGCCAACTACGCCTGAGGCATCAACACCAGAGGCTACCACAGCTGAAGACACAACATTAGAGCCAACTACGCCTGAGGCAACAACACCAGAAGCTACTACAGCTGAAGACACAACATTAGAGCCAACTACGCCTGAAGCAACTACACCAGAG GCTACCACGGCTGAAGACACAACATTAGAGCCAACTACGCCTGAGGCAACAACACCTGAGGCTACTACACCAGAGGCTACCACGGCTGAAGACACAACATTAGAGCCAACTATGCCTGAGGCAACAACACCTGAGGCTACTACACCAGAGGCTACTACACCAGAGACCAGTACACCAGAGGCTAGTACACCAGAGGGTACTACACCAGAGGCTACTACACCAGAGGCTACCACGGCTGAAGACACAACATTAGAGCCAACTACGCCTGAAGCAACTACACCAGAGACTACCACGGCTGAAGACACAACATTAGAGCCAACTACGCCTGAGGCAACAACACCAGAAGCTACTACAACTGAAGACACAACATTAGAGCCAACTACGCCTGAAGCATCTACACCAGAGGCTACCACGGCTGAAGACACAACATTAGAGTCAACTACGCCTGAGGCATCAACACCAGAGGCTACCACGGCTGAAGACACAACATTAGAGCCTACTACGCCTGAGGCAACAACACCTGAGGCTACTACACCAGAGGCTACCACGGCTGAAGACACAACATTAGAGCCAACTACACCAGAGGCTACTACACCAGAGGCTACCACGGCTGAAGACACAACATTGGAGCCAACTACGACTGAAGCAACAACACCAGAG GCTACCACGGCTGAAGACACAACATTAGAGCCAACTACACCAGAG GCTACCACGGCTGAAGACACAACATTAGAGCCAACTACGCCTGAAGCAACAACACCAGAAGCTACCACGGCTGAAGACACAACATTAGAGCCAACTACGCCTGAGGCAACAACACCAGAAGCTACTACAGCTGAAGATATAACATTAGAGCCAACTACGCCTGAGGCAACAACACCAGAAGCTACTACAGCTGAAGACACAACATTAGAGCCAACTACGCCTGAAGCAACTACACCAGAG GCTACCACGGCTGAAGACACAACATTAGAGCCAACTACGCCTGAGGCAACAACACCTGAGGCTACTACACCAGAGGCTACCACGGCTGAAGACACAACATTAGAGCCAACTACGCCTGAGGCAACAACACCTGAAGCAACTACACCAGAGGCCACCACGGCTGAAGACACAACATTAGAGCCAACTACGCCTGAAGCAACTACACCAGAGGCTACTACGGCTGAAGACACAACATTAGAGCCAACTACGCCTGAGGCAACAACACCTGAGGCTACTACACCAGAGGCTACCACGGCTGAAGACACAACATTAGAGCCAACTACACCAGAG GCTACCACGGCTGAAGACACAACATTAGAGCCAACTACGCCTGAAGCAACTACACCAGAGACTACCACGGCTGAAGACACAACATTAGAGCCAACTACGCCTGAGGCAACAACACCAGAAGCTACTACAACTGAAGACACAACATTAGAGCCAACTACGCCTGAAGCATCTACACCAGAGGCTACCACGGCTGAAGACATAACATTAGAGCCAACTACGCCTGAGGCAACAACACCAGAAGCTACTACAGCTGAAGACACAACATTAGAGCCAACTACGCCTGAAGCAACTACACCAGAG GCTACTACGGCTGAAGACACAACATTAGAGCCAACTACGCCTGAGGCAACAACACCTGAGGCTACTACACCAGAGGCTACCACGGCTGAAGACACAACATTAGAGCCAACTACACCAGAGGCTACTACACCAGAGGCTACCACGGCTGAAGACACAACATTAGAGCCAACTACGCCTGAGGCAACAACACCTGAGGCTACTACACCAGAGGCTACTACACCAGAGACTAGTACACCAGAGGCTAGTACACCAGAGGCTACTACACCAGAGGCTACCACGGCTGAAGACACAACATTAGAGCCAACTACGCCTGAAGCAACTACACCAGAGACTACCACGGCTGAAAACACAACATTAGAGCCAACTACGCCTGAGGCAACAACACCAGAAGCTACTACAACTGAAGACACAACATTAGAGCCAACTACGCCTGAAGCAACTACACCAGAGGCTACCACGGCTGAAGACATAACATTAGAGCCAACTACGCCTGAGGCAACAACACCAGAAGCTACTACAGCTGAAGACACAACATTAGAGCCAACTACGCCTGAGGCAACAACACCAGAGGCAACCACGGCTGAAGACACAACATTAGAGCCAACTACGCCTGAGGAAACAACACCAGAAGCTACTACAGCTGAAGACACAACATTAGAGCCAACTACGCCTGAG GCAACAACACCAGAGGCTACTACACCAGAGGCTACCACGGCTGAAAACACAACATTAGAGCCAACTACGCCTGAAGCAACTACACCAGAGGCTACCACGGCTGAAGACACAACATTAGAGCCAACTACGCCTGAGGCAACAACACCTGAGGCTACTACACCAGAGGCTACCACGGCTGAAGACACAACATTAGAGCCAACTACGACTGAAGCAACAGCACCAGAGGCTACTACACCAGAGGCTACCACGGCTGAAGACACAACATTAGAGCCAACTACGCCTGAAGCAACAACACCAGAAGCTACCACGGCTGAAGACACAACATTAGAGCCAACTACGCCTGAGGCATCAACACCAGAGGCTACCACAGCTGAAGACACAACATTGGAGCCAACTACGCCTGAGGCAACAACACCTGAGGCTACTACACCAGAGGCTACCACGGCTGAAGACACAACATTAGAGCCAACTACACCAGAGGCTACTACACCAGAGGCTACCACGGCTGAAGACACAACATTAGAGCCAACTACGCCTGAGGCAACAACACCTGAGGCTACTACACCAGAGGCTACCACGGCTGAAGACACAACATTAGAGCCAACTACGCCTGAAGCAACTACACCAGAGGCTACCACGGCTGAAGACACAACATTGGAGCCAACTACGCCTGAGGCAACAACACCTGAGGCTACTACACCAGAGGCTACCACGGCTGAAGACACAACATTAGAGCCAACTACACCAGAGGCTACTACACCAGAGGCTACCACGGCTGAAGACACAACATTAGAGCCAACTACGCCTGAGGCAACAACACCTGAGGCTACTACACCAGAGGCTACCACGGCTGAAGACACAACATTAGAGCCAACTACGACTGAAGCAACAGCACCAGAGGCTACTACACCAGAGGCTACCACGGCTGAAGACACAACATTAGAGCCAACTACGCCTGAAGCAACTACACCAGAGGCTACCACGGCTGAAGACACAACATTGGAGCCAACTACGCCTGAGGCAACAACACCTGAGGCTACTACACCAGAGGCTACCACGGCTGAAGACACAACATTAGAGCCAACTACACCAGAGGCTACTACACCAGAGGCTACTACACCAGAGGCTACCACGGCTGAAGACACAACATTAGAGCCAACTACGCCTGAAGCAACTACACCAGAGGCTACCACGGCTGAAGACACAACATTAGAGCCAACTACGCCTGAGGCAACAACACCTGAGGCTACTACACCAGAGGCTACCACGGCTGAAGACACAACATTAGAGCCAACTACGACTGAAGCAACAGCACCAGAGGCTACTACACCAGAGGCTACCACGGCTGAAGACACAACATTAGAGCCAACTACGACTGAAGCAACAGCACCAGAGGCTACTACACCAGAGGCTACCACGGCTGAAGACACAACATTAGAGCCAACTACGCCTGAGGCAACTACACCAGAGGCTACCACGGCTGAAGACACAACATTGGAGCCAACTACGCCTGAGGCAACAACACCAGAAGCTACTACAGCTGAAGACACAACATTAGAGCCAACTACGCCTGAAGCAACTACACCAGAGGCTACTACAGCTGAAGACACAACATTAGAGCCAACTACGCCTGAAGCATCAACACCAAGTACCCCATCTACACCTGCACCAATTTGTCCCCCAGGTGTTTTTGGCAATGTACCACATCCCGTTTTGTGTGACTACTATTACAATTGTATTGGAGGAATGGAAGTTTTACTGAGATGTTTAGAAGGCTTTGAGTACGATCACAGTATTAGG GGCTGCTCACGCATTTCCGAAAATGGATGTTTTGCAAGAAAAAATGTTACAACAACAATAGATTATAacacagatacaacaacagaCTACCAACTTATCGACACAACAACAGAATATATAGAATCAACAACATACAGAGAGAATATTTGTCCACCCGGTTTTTCAGGGAATTTGCCACACTCAACAATTTGCAGTCATTATTATCTTTGTGAAGAGGGTGAAGCGATACTGAAGAACTGCGCGAAGGGATTTGAGTACGATGCCGAAATTatg gACTGTGTTCCAATATCAGAGACCGGTTGTTACGCACAGCAAGGTCTAACAACAACAACGGATAACAATAGATTACCCGAGTTATCAACTTACAAGAACGACGAAGAGGACTATATATGTCCACCAATGTTTTCTGGTAATATCGAACATCCAACTTTGTGTGATTCGTATTACACTTGCTTTGCTGGAATGGAATTTTTGATGAATTGCTCTCATGGATTCGAGTTTGACCCAGTTGTTAAG AATTGCGTCCGGATTTCAAAAACTGGTTGTTTCGCAACACGATACAACTTAACATCATCAAcaacaacgacaacgacaccAACTATAACAACAACCGAAAACAATAAAGACAAACCAATATGTCCACCGAACTTCTCAGGAAATGTACCCCACGAAACAAAATGCGATTCTTACTATACTTGCTTTAGTGGATCGGAGTTTTTGATGCAATGTCCCAACggatttgaatttgattcgAATACAAAA GATTGCGTTCGAATATCGGAGACCGGTTGTTTTGCACAACAACGCTTAGCAACAACAACAGACAACAATAGATTACCCGAGCTATCTACTTATAAGAACGATGAAGAGGACTATATATGTCCACCAATGTTTTCTGGTAATATAAAGCATCCATCTTTGTGTGATTCGTATTACACTTGCTTTGCTGGGATGGAGTTTTTGATGAATTGCACTCATGGATTCGAGTTTGACCCAGTTGTTAAG GACTGTGTTCGAATATCAGAGACTGGTTGTTTTGCACAACAAGGCTTAGCCACAACAACggataacaataaattacccGAGTTATCAACTTACAAGAACGATGAAGAGGACTATATATGCCCACCTATGTTTTCTGGTAATATCGAACATCCAAGTTTGTGTGATTCGTATTACACTTGCTTTGCTGGAATGGAGTTTTTGATGAATTGTTCTCATGGATTCGAGTTTGATCCAGCTGTTAAg aaTTGCGTCCGGATCTCGAACACTGGCTGTTTTGCAACACGATACAACTTAACAACAACTACAACGACAACCACAACAACGACACCATCTACAACAACACCCGAAAACAACAAAGTCAAACCAATATGTCCACCGGCTTTCTCAGGAAATATTCCCCACAGAACGAAATGTGATTATTACTATACTTGCTTTAGTGGATCGGAGTTTTTAATGCAGTGTCCCaaagaatttgaatttgatccGAATACAAAA GACTGTGTTCGAATATCAGAGGCTGGTTGTTTCGCACATCAAGATCTAACAACAACAACGGATAACAATAGGTTACCCGAGTTATCAACTTACAAGAACGATGAAGAGGACTATATATGCCCACCTACGTTTTCTGGGAATATCGAACATCCAACTTTATGTGATTCGTATTACACTTGCTTTGCTGGAATGGAGTTTTTGATGAATTGTTCTCATGGATTCGAGTTCGATCCAGTCGTTGAG aattgCGTCCGAGTTTCGAAAACTGGTTGTTTTGCAACACGATACAACTTAAcaacaacgacaacgacatcAACTACAACCGAACACAACAAAGTCACACCAATATGTCCACCGGCTTTCTCAGGAAACATTCCCCACAGAACAAAATGCGATTATTACTATACTTGCTTCAGTGGTTCGGAGTTTTTAATGCAGTGTCCCAACGGATTTGAATTTGATCCCACAACCAAC GAATGTGTAAGGGTAACGCCGAGTGGATGTTTCGCGCGGCAAAATG ATCCAGAAAACATTTGCGCACCAGGTAAATCTGGTCACGTGCCACACCCAGAATTGTGTGACACGTTCTACCTTTGTGCCATGGGTGAACCCCTGAGGCTACATTGCAGCAGAGGATTTGAATTCTCTGCAGAAAATGGG CAATGCGTGGCGATATCTGATGATGGATGCTTTGCGAAAG TGAAACAATCAAAACAGATGCCAATTTGCTCACCAGCTAAATCTGGTAACATACCACATCAAACAAGATGCGACTCGTACTATCACTGTGAAGATGGTGAAGCCACAGAAGTATTTTGTAAAGAAGGATTGGAATTTGACCCAGAAACTAAG caATGCGCGCTCATTTCGGAGAACGGCTGCACAGCTCGCAAGTAG